GCTGTACCAGATCCGGCGGGCATGCCAGCACCTGGAGATCAACGGGCCGAACACGGTGGTCTTCGTCCTGCCCGACGGGCGGATGGGAATCGCCTGCGACGCGAAGAAGCTGCGGCCGGTGGTGGTGGGCGGGGACGGGACGATGGTGGCGGCGGCCTCGGAGGTGTGCGGGCTCAACCGGATCCTTCCAGACCGCGATCCGCAAGCGGATATCTACCCCGGCGAACGCGAACTGGTGGTGGTGGACGGAAGCTTGGAGGTGCAGCGATGGCGACAATGACCGATCTGGAGGTCGACCAGCGGGATCAGCCGCATCCCGCCCCTCGGGCGCCGACCCCCTCTCCCGCGCGGCGGCCCGCCCTCCCGACGCCGCCCCGCGTCCCGCTCGCCGCCCCGGTCTACGTCCGGGACCCGCATGTGGTCGACCAACCCTGGAAGATCCGCTGGGACAGCGAAACCTGCATCCGCTGCGGAGCCTGCGTCGCCGCCTGCACCTTCGGCGCCTTGCACGCGCAACTCCAGCGCCGCGGGCAGACCGTTTCGGCCGGCTCCCTCCCCCAGCCGCTGGACACCACCGCCGTGATCCTGGCCGTCCGCCAAAGCGACGACCCGGCCCATGCCTGCCGCGGATGCGGGATGTGCGAGAAGGTCTGCCCGACCGGCTCGATCCGCCCCGTTCCCAATCCGCACAACCGCTTCGCGCTGATCGCGCGCCGGGGCGGGAATCCGATCAAGCGCGGCGGGCGCGCGCACCTGATCCCCGGCCGGGTGCTGGACGGGATCAAGGTCGGCCGGATCAGCCAGATGACAGACCCCTCGCTGGATGCGGCCCGCCACACCTTCGACCTGCTCACCCCGCTCGGCCGGAGCCTGCCGGCGGAAAAACTTCCGCTCAAAGTTGAGAACGGCAAACTCGTTCCGGCGGGCTGGGTTCCCCCCGTGCGCTGGATCTACCCGATCCTGATCGGCGACATGTCGATCGGCGCGCTTTCCTGGCGGATGTGGGAGGCGCTGGCGCTGGCCGTCGCTTACCTCAATGAGGAATGCGGCCTCCCGGTGCGGATGTGCTCCGGTGAGGGCGGCCTGCCGGTCAAGCTGCTCACCTCGAAATACCTGCAGTACATGATCCTGCAGATCGCCTCCGGGCATTTCGGCTGGAACCGGATCATCAAGGCGATGCCCAAGATGACCGTCGATCCGGCCGCGGTTTTGATCAAGATCGGCCAGGGCGCCAAGCCCGGCGACGGCGGGCTGCTGCCCGCGGCGAAAGTGGCGCCCCACATCCAGGCCATCCGCGGCGTCCCGCGGGCCGACCTGCTCAGCCCGCCCAACCACCAGGGGCTCTACAGCATCGAGGAGAGCGTCCAAAAGATGTTCCTCTCGATGAACGCCGCCTTCCAATTCCGGGTGCCGGTGGCGATCAAAGTCGCCGCCAGCTCCACCTCCGTCTCGGTGTTCAACAACCTGGTCCGCGACCCGTATCACATCGTCGGCGGTTTCTTCCTCGACGGGATCCAGGGCGGAACCGGTGCCGCGCACGAAGTCAACCTGGACCACTCCGGCCACCCGGTGCTCTCTAAATTGCGGGATTGCTACCTGGAATCGGTCAGCCAGGGCCGGCAAGGGCAGATCCCGATCTTCGCCGGCGGCGGCTTCGGCCAGACCGGACACCTCGCCGCGGACGCGTTTAAGGCGATCTGCCTCGGCGCCAGCGGCGTGTTCGCGGCCAAGATCTTCCTGCAGATCGCCGGCTGCGTCGGCAACGACCGCGGCCGCTGCAACGCCTGCAACACCGGGCTGTGCCCAACGGGGATCTGCACCCAGGATCCGCTGCTGGTGGCGCGGCTCGACGTGGATGCCGCGGCGCAGGCGATCGTCGATTATTTCCTGGCGACTGATCGGGAACTGAAGAAGCTGATGGCGCCGATCGGCAACTCCAGCCTGCCCGTCGGCCGCAGCGACGCGCTGATCGCGATGGAGAAAGCCGTCGCCGAGCGTCTGCAGATCGGATACGCGTGCTGAGCCCCCTCCTCTGTCCTCCCCCGTTAGCCGAAACCGGCTAACGGGGGAGGGCAGGGAGGGGGAAGGATTTTCCCATGCTTCGCATCGCCGCCAACACCGACGACCAGCGCATCTCCACCCAGGACCTCCTGCGGCGGATCTACGCCGCGATGGCCGCAGGCGAAACGGATTTCGTCATCGACGCCGCCGGCCAGCACGACATCGGCGGCCCGCTGTGGGACCAGCTCGGGCGCGGTCTGCATTTCACGGTGACCAATCCCGGCCAGCGCGTCGGTTCGATGGGCATGCCGGGCACCGAAATCGTCGTTGAGGGACCAGCGCCGGCCGATGTCGGCTGGCTCAACGCCGGAGCGCGAATCGTCGTCCGCGGCGACGGGGGCGACACCGCCGGCCACTGCGCCGCCGACGGCGTGATCTACATCGGCGGGAGGGCCGGCGCGCGCTCCGGCTCGCTGATGAAGCACGATCCCGCGTACCCGCCGCCGCAGTTGTGGATTCTCAAGCACACCGGCTCCTTCCCGTTTGAATTCATGGGCGGCGGCATCGCCGTCGTCTGCGGGCACGATTGCGAGGGCGCGCCTTCGGTCCTCGGACAGCGCGCCTGCGTCGGGATGGTGGGCGGAACGGTCTATGTGCGCGGACCGGTGGAAAATCTCTCCCCCGAGGTGAAGCTCAGCGACGGGCTCGACGATGCGGATTGGTCCTTCCTGGCCGAAGGCTTGCCGCGTTTCCTCGAAGCCGTCGACGCTCCGGAACTGCTCGGGGCGCTGACCGTCCGCACCGAGTGGCGCAAGATCACCCCCTGGGATTCCCAGGAACGCAAACGCGCGCAGGAGCGTCTGCCGCTCGCGGAATTCCGTTCCGCGCGCTGGGTGGAAGGCGGGATCTTCGGCGACGTGCTGCGGGACGACGGGGAGGTGGCCCCGCTCGTTCCGCGTGGAAAATACCGCTCCGTTTTCCCGGTCTGGAACAACGCCGTTTTTGCGGCGCCGTGCGAGTACGCCTGCCCGAACGGGATCCCGACCCAGGAGCGGATCCGGCTGCTGCGCGAAGGACGGGTGCGTGAGGCGCTCGAACTGGTCCTGCAGTACAGTCCCTTCCCGGGTTCGGTGTGCGGCGCCGCCTGCCCCAATCCGTGCATGGCCGCCTGCACCCGCGGATCGATCGATTTTCCGGTCCTTGCCGGCCCGCTCGGCGGATATTCGGCGGACCTGCCCGCCCCCGAACCGGCCGCGGCGACCGGGAAAACCTTCGCGGTGATCGGCGCCGGAGCCGCCGGGCTTTCCGCCGCCTGGCAGTTGGCCTTGCGCGGGCACACCGTCTGCGTGTACGACAGCGGGCCGGACCTCGGCGGAAAAATGTTCTCCGTCATTCCGCAGGAGCGGCTCGACAAAGGGCTGGTGCGCGATGAAATCGAACGCTTGCTGGGTTTGGGGATCGAAGCCCGCACCGGCGTGCGGGTGGACCGGGCGCTCTTCGAGGACCTGCGCCGCCGCCACGACGGGGTGATCATCGCCGCCGGGGCGACCAAACCTCGCCGGCTGTCCTTCCCCGGGAGCGAACGGGCGCTCACCGCGCTAGAATTCCTGCGCGCCGAGAACGCAGGTACGCTTCCGATCGCCCTCGAAGGGAAACAAGCCGTTGTAATCGGCGCCGGGGACGTGGGGATGGACGTTTGCGCCGCGGCCTGGAGGCATGGAGCGCGCAAGGTCACCGCGGTCGACGTGCGGGCGCCGGCCTCCTCCGGCCGCGAACGGGCCGCGGCCCTGGCCCTCGGGACGCGCATCCTCTGGCCGCTGCATGTCCGCGGGTACCGCGATGGAATCCTGGCCTTCGAGCAGGGACAGCCCGACCTCCCCGCCGACGCCGTCGTCGTCGCGGTCGGCGAAATCCCGGAATTGGACTGGCTGCCGGATGCCCTCGGACGTTCGAAGAACGATTACCTCGCCGCGGACGAGGAAGGCCGGACGGGGATTCCAGGAATCTACGCCGCCGGGGACGCGGTCAAGCCGGGCTTGTTGGCCGACGCGGTCGGCGGCGGTCGCACCGCCGCCCTGGCTGCGCACGCCGACGCCTCCGGCGAACCCTTCCGCCGCGTCCGCAAAGAAGCCGTCCCCCGCCAACGCCTGCACCTGGAATATTTCACCCCGCAGCGCGGCCGGGCTCCGTCCCAGCCCCTCGAGGAAGCCGCCAGGTGCATTTCCTGCGGCACGTGCCGCGATTGCAGCATCTGCGTCTCGGTCTGCGGCCAGAACGCGATCCGCCGGACCGAGGAGCACGGGGAAATTTCGTTTGCGGTCGACGAGGATTTGTGCACCGGATGCGGCTTCTGCGCCGCGGCCTGCCCGAGCGGGATCTGGACGATGGTTCCGGCCCGCG
The genomic region above belongs to Anaerolineales bacterium and contains:
- a CDS encoding 4Fe-4S dicluster domain-containing protein, which gives rise to MATMTDLEVDQRDQPHPAPRAPTPSPARRPALPTPPRVPLAAPVYVRDPHVVDQPWKIRWDSETCIRCGACVAACTFGALHAQLQRRGQTVSAGSLPQPLDTTAVILAVRQSDDPAHACRGCGMCEKVCPTGSIRPVPNPHNRFALIARRGGNPIKRGGRAHLIPGRVLDGIKVGRISQMTDPSLDAARHTFDLLTPLGRSLPAEKLPLKVENGKLVPAGWVPPVRWIYPILIGDMSIGALSWRMWEALALAVAYLNEECGLPVRMCSGEGGLPVKLLTSKYLQYMILQIASGHFGWNRIIKAMPKMTVDPAAVLIKIGQGAKPGDGGLLPAAKVAPHIQAIRGVPRADLLSPPNHQGLYSIEESVQKMFLSMNAAFQFRVPVAIKVAASSTSVSVFNNLVRDPYHIVGGFFLDGIQGGTGAAHEVNLDHSGHPVLSKLRDCYLESVSQGRQGQIPIFAGGGFGQTGHLAADAFKAICLGASGVFAAKIFLQIAGCVGNDRGRCNACNTGLCPTGICTQDPLLVARLDVDAAAQAIVDYFLATDRELKKLMAPIGNSSLPVGRSDALIAMEKAVAERLQIGYAC
- a CDS encoding FAD-dependent oxidoreductase, producing the protein MLRIAANTDDQRISTQDLLRRIYAAMAAGETDFVIDAAGQHDIGGPLWDQLGRGLHFTVTNPGQRVGSMGMPGTEIVVEGPAPADVGWLNAGARIVVRGDGGDTAGHCAADGVIYIGGRAGARSGSLMKHDPAYPPPQLWILKHTGSFPFEFMGGGIAVVCGHDCEGAPSVLGQRACVGMVGGTVYVRGPVENLSPEVKLSDGLDDADWSFLAEGLPRFLEAVDAPELLGALTVRTEWRKITPWDSQERKRAQERLPLAEFRSARWVEGGIFGDVLRDDGEVAPLVPRGKYRSVFPVWNNAVFAAPCEYACPNGIPTQERIRLLREGRVREALELVLQYSPFPGSVCGAACPNPCMAACTRGSIDFPVLAGPLGGYSADLPAPEPAAATGKTFAVIGAGAAGLSAAWQLALRGHTVCVYDSGPDLGGKMFSVIPQERLDKGLVRDEIERLLGLGIEARTGVRVDRALFEDLRRRHDGVIIAAGATKPRRLSFPGSERALTALEFLRAENAGTLPIALEGKQAVVIGAGDVGMDVCAAAWRHGARKVTAVDVRAPASSGRERAAALALGTRILWPLHVRGYRDGILAFEQGQPDLPADAVVVAVGEIPELDWLPDALGRSKNDYLAADEEGRTGIPGIYAAGDAVKPGLLADAVGGGRTAALAAHADASGEPFRRVRKEAVPRQRLHLEYFTPQRGRAPSQPLEEAARCISCGTCRDCSICVSVCGQNAIRRTEEHGEISFAVDEDLCTGCGFCAAACPSGIWTMVPARGQEGETL